A window from bacterium encodes these proteins:
- a CDS encoding glycosyltransferase family 2 protein: protein MIVSTLQNLVIGYFVGLNVCYLALNLLALKGLTRTLQRQDFDELPPLYLGLEPPITILAPAYNESLSIAASVRSLLQLNYSEYEILVINDGSKDETLDVLMREFALQPFPEAYHTSLETRPIRAIYHSKTYPNLRVIDKENGGKADALNAGINGARYPLFCAVDADSILQRDSLRKAVQPFLEDATTVAAGGTIRIANGCEVKGGFLVKTGLPTNYLALFQIVEYLRAFLFGRLGWSSLNALLIISGAFGLFSKERVVEAGGYRTDTIGEDMELIVRLHRTLRLAGVPYRITFLPDPVCWTEAPEDLKTLKNQRIRWQQGLGESLLKNLPLMFHPKSGLIGWLAFPFLFFFEWLGPLIEVGGALFMGWSFLQGAVSYEAMGVFLFVSVGLGILLSVSAVLLEEISFHVYPRFRHLLMLLGAIVAENFGYRQLNTVWRMIGLFRLVSGRKARWGEMTRRGALTRAE, encoded by the coding sequence ATGATCGTCTCGACCCTTCAAAACCTGGTCATCGGCTACTTCGTCGGCCTCAACGTCTGCTATCTCGCGCTCAACCTCCTGGCGCTCAAGGGCCTGACCCGCACCCTCCAGCGCCAGGACTTCGATGAGCTGCCTCCCCTGTACCTGGGGCTCGAGCCGCCCATCACCATCCTGGCGCCTGCCTACAACGAGTCGCTGAGCATCGCAGCTTCCGTCCGCTCCTTGCTCCAGCTCAACTACTCCGAGTACGAGATCCTGGTCATCAACGACGGTTCCAAGGACGAGACCCTGGACGTGCTCATGCGGGAGTTCGCCCTGCAGCCCTTTCCCGAGGCGTACCACACCTCGCTCGAAACCCGACCGATCCGCGCGATTTACCACTCGAAGACCTACCCCAACCTCCGGGTCATCGACAAGGAGAACGGCGGCAAGGCCGACGCGCTGAACGCCGGCATCAACGGGGCTCGCTACCCGCTCTTCTGCGCGGTGGACGCGGACTCCATCCTGCAGCGAGACAGCCTGCGAAAGGCGGTACAACCCTTCCTGGAGGACGCGACGACGGTCGCAGCGGGCGGCACCATCCGGATCGCGAACGGCTGCGAGGTGAAGGGCGGCTTTCTCGTGAAGACTGGCCTCCCGACCAACTACTTGGCCCTGTTCCAGATCGTCGAGTACCTGCGCGCCTTCCTCTTCGGGCGCCTCGGCTGGTCCTCGCTGAACGCCCTGCTGATCATCTCGGGAGCCTTCGGCCTGTTCTCCAAGGAGCGGGTGGTCGAGGCGGGCGGCTACCGTACCGACACGATCGGCGAGGACATGGAGCTCATCGTCCGCTTGCACCGGACCCTGCGCCTCGCGGGGGTTCCCTACCGCATCACCTTCCTCCCCGATCCGGTGTGCTGGACCGAGGCCCCCGAGGACCTGAAGACCTTGAAGAACCAGCGGATTCGCTGGCAGCAGGGCCTGGGCGAGAGCCTTCTGAAGAACCTCCCGCTCATGTTCCACCCGAAGTCCGGGCTTATCGGATGGCTCGCCTTCCCTTTCCTCTTCTTCTTCGAGTGGCTCGGCCCCCTCATCGAGGTCGGAGGCGCCCTCTTCATGGGGTGGAGCTTCTTGCAGGGGGCCGTTTCCTACGAGGCGATGGGGGTCTTCCTCTTCGTGTCGGTCGGGCTCGGGATCCTGCTTTCGGTGAGCGCCGTCCTGCTGGAGGAAATCTCCTTCCACGTCTACCCGAGGTTCCGGCACCTCCTGATGCTCTTGGGGGCCATCGTCGCCGAAAACTTCGGCTACCGCCAGTTGAACACGGTCTGGCGCATGATAGGCCTCTTCCGGCTCGTGTCCGGCCGGAAAGCGCGCTGGGGTGAGATGACGCGGCGCGGCGCCTTGACTCGAGCGGAATGA
- a CDS encoding HEAT repeat domain-containing protein produces MASVTFSDPLLRFAFNTGVTSFVLALLLVFMLLAMRLRLRQNTRRRARFLSQWRPLLMQSLMEAPEALPPIAPADWHTFFAYWNHLHESLRGDVKDRLNHVARVVGADQEARRMLKRHNMRDRLMATLTFGNLREAAAWRELDACVTGENSFLALTAMRALIQIDAKAAIPLLLSQLNRRKDWSLAKIASMLHDAGGDVFAEPLAEAALRAPTNEAPRLIHLLASLNGTSALPVVRQLLAETSDEAVIAACLPMVNGIADLPVVRQHLSHPSGTVRAQAALALGRIGVPGDETLLVALLGDSIWWVRYRAAQALVGLPFLDQPTLQHIQAAHADPFARDMLKQILAERAMA; encoded by the coding sequence TTGGCCTCCGTCACCTTTTCTGATCCGCTTCTTCGCTTCGCGTTCAACACGGGCGTCACGTCGTTCGTGCTCGCCCTGCTGCTGGTGTTCATGCTGCTGGCCATGCGCCTGCGTCTGCGCCAGAATACCCGACGGCGCGCACGCTTCTTGAGCCAGTGGCGCCCCCTGCTCATGCAGAGCCTCATGGAGGCCCCTGAAGCGCTCCCCCCCATCGCTCCAGCCGACTGGCATACCTTCTTCGCGTACTGGAACCACCTGCACGAATCGCTGCGCGGCGACGTCAAGGATCGCCTCAACCACGTGGCCCGGGTGGTGGGGGCAGATCAAGAGGCTCGGCGCATGCTGAAGCGCCACAACATGCGCGATCGCCTCATGGCGACCCTCACCTTCGGCAACCTGCGTGAGGCCGCCGCCTGGCGCGAGCTCGACGCCTGCGTGACCGGGGAGAACAGCTTCCTGGCCCTGACGGCTATGCGCGCGCTGATCCAGATCGACGCGAAGGCGGCGATTCCCCTGCTCCTCTCCCAGCTCAACCGCCGCAAGGACTGGTCGCTTGCGAAGATCGCGAGCATGCTCCACGACGCGGGGGGCGACGTTTTCGCCGAGCCCCTGGCCGAAGCCGCCCTGCGGGCGCCCACCAATGAAGCGCCTCGGCTGATTCACCTGCTGGCGAGCTTGAACGGCACCTCGGCCCTGCCCGTCGTCCGTCAGCTGCTCGCTGAGACGAGCGACGAAGCGGTGATCGCCGCTTGCCTGCCGATGGTGAACGGGATCGCCGACCTCCCAGTGGTTCGCCAGCACCTCTCCCACCCCTCTGGCACGGTTCGAGCCCAGGCGGCGCTGGCGCTCGGGCGGATCGGGGTGCCCGGCGACGAAACCTTGCTCGTCGCATTGCTGGGCGACTCAATCTGGTGGGTCCGCTATCGCGCCGCGCAAGCCCTCGTGGGCCTGCCTTTCCTTGACCAGCCCACCCTCCAGCACATCCAAGCGGCGCACGCCGATCCGTTCGCCCGGGACATGCTCAAGCAGATACTCGCCGAAAGGGCCATGGCATGA
- a CDS encoding YaiO family outer membrane beta-barrel protein, translating to MTRAVLGLATVLGALFPAASFAATELELGTTYDRLSAPYADWTSQYLEGSHTFGPRQTLYGRVQQTQRFGLADQEVTLGGYYPLAPGWTLLTEGSLSPSHNVLSVWSLLGQCEIELGQGWVGHLGLRRTAYSANGNTREILGLERYWSRFRGAYTLSLNQVDVGGTPASHQFQLSYYYGERNTLGLTYAFGQEVEPIGGSLLVSDVRAFVLSGRHWFLPGWAIAADLGWTEQGQLYQRQGFRLGLRHLF from the coding sequence ATGACGCGCGCCGTACTTGGCCTCGCCACCGTCCTGGGTGCGCTCTTCCCGGCCGCGAGCTTCGCAGCGACCGAGCTGGAGCTCGGCACGACGTATGACCGCCTCTCGGCCCCCTATGCCGACTGGACCAGCCAGTACCTGGAAGGCAGCCATACCTTCGGGCCACGCCAGACCCTCTACGGCCGCGTTCAGCAGACCCAGCGCTTCGGCCTGGCAGACCAGGAGGTCACGCTGGGGGGCTATTACCCGCTCGCTCCAGGCTGGACCCTGTTGACCGAAGGAAGCCTGAGCCCCTCCCACAACGTCTTGTCCGTCTGGTCGCTGCTCGGCCAGTGCGAGATCGAGCTGGGCCAGGGTTGGGTCGGCCACCTGGGGCTGCGGCGCACGGCTTACTCGGCCAACGGCAACACCCGTGAGATCCTGGGGCTGGAGCGCTACTGGAGCCGCTTCCGCGGCGCCTACACCCTCTCGCTCAACCAAGTGGATGTCGGCGGCACCCCCGCGTCGCACCAGTTCCAGCTTAGCTACTACTACGGCGAGCGCAACACCCTGGGGCTCACCTACGCCTTCGGGCAAGAAGTCGAGCCCATCGGCGGCAGCTTGCTCGTCTCCGACGTCCGCGCCTTCGTTCTCAGCGGCCGCCACTGGTTCCTGCCCGGTTGGGCGATCGCCGCCGACCTGGGTTGGACCGAGCAAGGTCAGCTCTACCAGCGTCAAGGGTTCCGACTTGGCCTCCGTCACCTTTTCTGA
- a CDS encoding response regulator transcription factor — MSEPVATGRRTILIVEDDEDIAHLLGFILQREGFALHAAADGQTAMKLVDEIAPPSLILLDVMLPYADGFQLVSQIRAKPNWETVPIVMLTAKSQEQDIVRALDAGANDYVLKPFQPQELMARLRRFLKVAQ; from the coding sequence ATGAGCGAGCCCGTGGCCACCGGCCGGCGCACCATCTTGATCGTCGAAGACGACGAGGACATCGCCCACCTCCTCGGTTTCATCCTGCAACGCGAGGGCTTCGCCCTGCACGCCGCAGCCGATGGGCAGACGGCCATGAAGCTCGTCGACGAGATCGCACCGCCCAGCTTGATTCTGCTGGACGTGATGCTGCCGTACGCCGACGGCTTTCAGCTCGTCTCCCAGATCCGAGCCAAGCCGAACTGGGAAACGGTGCCGATCGTCATGCTCACCGCCAAGTCACAAGAGCAGGACATCGTCCGGGCCCTCGATGCCGGCGCCAACGATTACGTCCTGAAGCCCTTCCAGCCCCAAGAGCTCATGGCGCGCTTGCGCCGCTTCCTGAAGGTCGCGCAATGA
- a CDS encoding PLP-dependent aminotransferase family protein — MRTIEADSTTRLAARSARMQSSAIREILKLTQQPHIISLAGGLPAPELFPLEAMQQGSEAAFRKYGPAALQYAPTEGVEPLRALIAETLPFPTRSEQILMTSGSQQALHLVAKILLDPGDLVVVESPTYLGALQAFDAYEPDYLVVESDDEGMIPESLEHVLSTAPVRPKFIYIIPSFQNPSGTCLSDARRQEIVAIAERHDVLLVEDDPYGQLVFDGQPKAPLRTFSQTHVLYLGSFSKVFAPGLRIGYVVAPAELLTYLVRAKQATDLQTGTLDQYLAFETFGVIDMEAHLARLRQVYGERSRALVQAIRQHLPAGTKYTEPTGGMFVWVRLPGALSSEACLEAAVARGVAFVPGAPFCVDGGGASSMRLNFSNVPPAKLDEGVKRLADAIASLSTGALAAR; from the coding sequence ATGCGGACTATCGAGGCCGATTCGACGACGCGGCTCGCCGCTCGCTCTGCCCGGATGCAGAGCTCTGCGATCCGTGAGATCCTCAAGCTGACCCAGCAGCCTCACATCATCTCGCTCGCAGGCGGCCTGCCCGCTCCCGAGCTCTTCCCCCTCGAGGCCATGCAGCAGGGCAGCGAAGCGGCGTTCCGCAAGTACGGCCCCGCCGCCCTGCAGTACGCGCCGACCGAAGGGGTCGAGCCCCTGCGGGCCCTCATCGCCGAGACCCTTCCCTTCCCCACCCGTAGCGAGCAGATCCTGATGACCTCCGGGTCGCAGCAGGCCCTGCACCTGGTGGCGAAGATCCTGCTCGATCCGGGCGATCTGGTGGTCGTGGAGAGCCCCACCTACCTCGGCGCCCTCCAGGCCTTCGACGCCTACGAGCCCGATTACCTGGTGGTCGAATCGGACGACGAGGGCATGATCCCCGAGTCGCTCGAGCACGTGCTCTCGACCGCGCCGGTGCGCCCCAAGTTCATCTACATCATCCCGAGCTTCCAGAACCCGTCGGGCACCTGCCTGTCCGACGCGCGTCGTCAGGAGATCGTCGCGATCGCCGAGCGCCACGACGTGCTGCTCGTCGAGGACGATCCCTACGGGCAGCTCGTCTTCGACGGCCAGCCCAAGGCCCCGCTGCGCACCTTCAGCCAGACCCACGTGCTCTACCTGGGCTCGTTCTCGAAGGTCTTCGCGCCGGGCCTGCGGATCGGCTACGTCGTGGCCCCTGCCGAGTTGCTCACCTACCTGGTGCGCGCCAAGCAGGCTACCGACCTGCAGACGGGCACCCTCGACCAGTACCTGGCCTTCGAGACCTTCGGGGTCATCGACATGGAAGCCCACCTCGCCCGCCTGCGTCAGGTCTACGGCGAGCGCAGCCGGGCCCTGGTCCAGGCCATCCGTCAGCACCTGCCGGCGGGCACCAAGTACACCGAGCCGACCGGCGGCATGTTCGTGTGGGTCCGCCTGCCGGGCGCCCTTTCGAGCGAAGCCTGTCTCGAAGCGGCGGTCGCGCGCGGGGTCGCCTTCGTGCCGGGGGCGCCGTTCTGCGTCGACGGCGGCGGGGCCTCCTCCATGCGCCTGAACTTCTCCAACGTGCCGCCCGCCAAGCTGGACGAGGGCGTCAAGCGCCTGGCCGACGCCATTGCGTCGCTCTCGACCGGCGCGCTCGCCGCGCGTTAA
- a CDS encoding LysR family transcriptional regulator translates to MELRHLRYFVAVAEELHFGRAAERLHMAQPPLSQQIRMLEEELGVTLFHRTNRRVQLSEAGGAFLEEVYRLFDQLDRAVGTARRVNRGEIGRLRLGFVNSATYQVLPDICRAFRREYPDVVLDLQEHTSDFQLESLENGSLDVGLYRADAEYYRPQLPPTLNMTTVSREPLAIALPAGHRLAGTEPVPLAALSKEPFILSPQRVYPSYHDQIMRLCMGAGFTPRIVQEPILLTTIMSLVSVGIGVSVIPISLRHLDWRGVSFAPIAEENAVSDMVAIWRRDDASPVLRAFLDIMRKLALPAPHSS, encoded by the coding sequence ATGGAACTGCGTCACTTGCGCTATTTCGTGGCCGTCGCCGAGGAGCTCCACTTCGGGCGGGCGGCCGAGCGCCTCCACATGGCCCAGCCCCCGCTCAGCCAGCAGATTCGCATGCTGGAAGAGGAGCTCGGCGTCACCCTGTTTCATCGCACCAATCGCCGTGTGCAGCTGAGCGAGGCAGGCGGGGCCTTTCTCGAAGAGGTCTACCGCCTCTTCGACCAGCTGGATCGCGCGGTCGGGACCGCACGGCGGGTCAACCGCGGCGAGATCGGCCGCCTGAGGCTCGGCTTCGTCAACTCGGCGACCTATCAGGTCCTGCCGGACATTTGCCGCGCCTTTCGGCGCGAGTACCCCGACGTGGTCCTCGACCTGCAGGAGCACACCTCGGACTTCCAGCTCGAAAGCCTCGAGAACGGGAGCCTGGACGTGGGGCTGTACCGGGCGGACGCCGAGTACTACCGTCCGCAGCTCCCGCCGACCCTCAACATGACCACCGTCAGCCGAGAGCCTCTCGCGATCGCCTTGCCGGCGGGGCACCGCCTGGCGGGAACCGAGCCCGTTCCGCTCGCCGCCCTTTCCAAGGAGCCCTTCATCCTCTCGCCCCAGCGGGTCTATCCGAGCTACCACGACCAGATCATGCGCCTGTGCATGGGGGCGGGCTTCACCCCGCGGATCGTGCAGGAGCCGATCCTGCTGACGACCATCATGAGCCTGGTCTCGGTCGGGATCGGGGTGTCCGTCATCCCGATCTCGCTGCGACACCTGGACTGGCGGGGGGTGAGCTTCGCCCCCATCGCCGAGGAGAACGCCGTCTCGGACATGGTGGCCATCTGGCGACGGGATGATGCGTCGCCGGTCCTGCGCGCCTTTCTCGACATCATGCGCAAGCTGGCGTTGCCCGCGCCCCATTCGAGCTGA
- a CDS encoding aromatic amino acid hydroxylase, with translation MQNQVPTQLRPLVVTQDYDAYTPIDQAVWRYVMRQNVAFLKDRADPAYLGGLGASGIEVESIPRTTHQDQSLAKLGWRAVNVRGFIPPAAFMDFQAHRILPIAADMRSLEHLSYTPAPDIIHESAGHAPILNDATFAAYLEAICKLGVKAIPTQADDDLYEAIRILSDLKEDPTATPEAIAEAEERFVRTREAATVVSEATMVSRLYWWTVEYGLIGTLDQPRIYGAGLLSSVGESKLCLTDKVRKVPFDLDACVSTGYDITDYQPQLFVCESYEQLLEATRVFADRMAWKQGGTYALDVGLKAGSAVTTTFSSGLEVIGVIGQLRRDAAGEAVYLHVAGPTALAIGGQVLDGHDVSHHAEGFGSPIGKLEGEALPLDAFEDSDLARHGIVPGRDCALRFASGVNVEGRVRYVRREGGRIVLIGFDACTVTYQGETLFQPAWGVYDMAVGERVTSVAAAYPDVRYPLVAPRTERKTVSEVTFDPQVAGLHALYARVRTLREEPQDPAMTDKALAEIAERLDQAYPEDWLLRLEVLELLTRGDRLNKLQGHLRASLAALMTTPDRRELIANGLALLPPARTMA, from the coding sequence ATGCAAAACCAGGTCCCCACTCAGCTTCGCCCGTTGGTGGTCACGCAGGACTACGACGCCTACACCCCGATCGATCAGGCCGTGTGGCGCTATGTCATGCGTCAGAACGTCGCCTTCCTCAAGGACCGTGCCGATCCCGCCTACCTCGGGGGGCTCGGCGCGTCGGGGATCGAGGTCGAGTCGATCCCCCGGACCACGCACCAGGACCAGAGCCTCGCCAAGCTCGGCTGGCGTGCCGTCAACGTGCGGGGCTTCATCCCCCCGGCGGCCTTCATGGACTTCCAGGCGCACCGGATCCTTCCCATCGCCGCGGACATGCGATCGCTCGAGCATCTCTCCTACACGCCGGCTCCCGACATCATCCACGAGTCGGCGGGCCATGCGCCCATCCTCAACGACGCGACCTTCGCGGCCTACCTCGAGGCCATCTGCAAGCTCGGGGTCAAGGCCATCCCCACCCAGGCGGATGACGACCTCTACGAGGCGATCCGGATCCTGTCCGACCTCAAGGAGGACCCCACCGCCACCCCCGAGGCGATCGCCGAGGCCGAGGAGCGCTTCGTGCGGACCCGCGAGGCGGCGACCGTCGTCTCCGAGGCGACCATGGTCTCGCGGCTCTACTGGTGGACGGTCGAGTACGGCCTGATCGGCACGCTCGACCAGCCCCGGATCTACGGCGCCGGCCTGCTTTCGTCGGTCGGTGAGAGCAAGCTCTGCCTGACGGACAAGGTCCGCAAGGTGCCCTTCGACCTGGACGCCTGCGTCTCGACCGGTTACGACATCACCGACTACCAGCCCCAGCTCTTCGTCTGCGAGAGCTACGAGCAGTTGCTCGAGGCCACCCGCGTCTTCGCGGATCGCATGGCCTGGAAGCAGGGCGGCACCTACGCCCTCGACGTCGGCCTGAAGGCGGGCAGCGCCGTGACTACCACCTTCTCGTCGGGGCTCGAGGTGATCGGGGTCATCGGCCAGCTGCGCCGTGACGCGGCGGGCGAAGCCGTCTACCTCCACGTCGCGGGCCCCACGGCCCTGGCCATCGGGGGCCAGGTGCTCGATGGCCACGACGTGAGCCACCACGCCGAGGGCTTCGGCTCGCCGATCGGCAAGCTCGAAGGTGAGGCTCTGCCCCTCGATGCCTTCGAAGACAGTGACCTCGCGCGGCATGGGATCGTCCCTGGCCGTGACTGCGCCCTGCGCTTCGCCTCCGGGGTGAACGTCGAGGGCCGGGTGCGCTACGTCCGACGCGAGGGTGGGCGGATCGTGCTCATCGGCTTCGACGCTTGCACGGTGACCTACCAGGGCGAGACCCTCTTCCAGCCTGCCTGGGGCGTCTACGACATGGCCGTCGGCGAGCGCGTCACCTCGGTGGCCGCCGCCTACCCCGACGTGCGGTACCCGCTCGTCGCCCCCCGCACCGAGCGCAAGACGGTGAGCGAAGTTACTTTCGACCCTCAGGTCGCGGGTCTGCATGCGCTCTACGCCCGGGTGCGCACCCTGCGCGAGGAGCCCCAGGACCCGGCGATGACCGACAAGGCGCTCGCCGAGATTGCCGAGCGCCTCGACCAGGCCTATCCCGAGGACTGGCTCTTGCGCCTCGAGGTCCTCGAACTCCTCACGCGGGGCGACCGCTTGAACAAGTTGCAGGGCCACCTCAGGGCCTCCCTCGCGGCCCTGATGACGACCCCGGATCGTCGCGAGCTCATCGCGAATGGGCTGGCGCTGCTCCCGCCGGCGCGGACCATGGCCTAA
- a CDS encoding phosphatidylserine/phosphatidylglycerophosphate/cardiolipin synthase family protein produces MASTRFQPVSALLACTLLLGLVGCAAPGAQPSSLSARSQEDANWKSLAQTSAAEAFGELDRTRKGKLSSADAGFAGDELKQFDQDRDGMLSQLEAVAFAMRLTDALRDTTTEPPLQTKPANPALPLLNDFNPTAQANEAELLVDADQIYPAMLAAIRDAKRSVQMDYYLLGGAIGDQFADALIAKAREGVQVRVMLDGWAANQGGPTGAQLKPVIKRLQEAGVDQRFYPIEWLPRNPGWLANRFLIDHNKLLVLDRESAFVGSMNLFDMAVMNHDLMVKLRGPMAQELGGMMDEEWPTPRALPAPVAVTPGPNTSLIRGTKTSVRERSTKDMLLQNMAQARKSVYMAIFDFSDLEVVDGLIAAHRRGLDVRVLVDRHNTNEKYVPLAHYVNIYGMPNLSPVSRLVQAKVPVKWFDPVQRDSELHMKMTVLDGNKAMLGSTNYTYQAFNNFRETGIEISGGRTVEQLTTMFEADWQGRGTAATSLTFKERVVAKVSDYMERKRLGWW; encoded by the coding sequence ATGGCATCCACTCGCTTCCAGCCCGTTTCCGCGCTTCTGGCCTGCACCCTGTTGCTGGGGCTCGTCGGTTGCGCCGCGCCGGGTGCGCAGCCGTCGTCGCTGAGCGCGCGCAGCCAGGAGGATGCCAACTGGAAGAGCCTCGCGCAGACGAGCGCCGCGGAAGCCTTCGGCGAGCTCGATCGCACCCGAAAGGGCAAGCTTTCTTCCGCCGACGCGGGCTTCGCCGGCGACGAGCTGAAGCAGTTCGATCAGGACCGGGACGGCATGCTCTCGCAGCTCGAAGCCGTGGCCTTTGCCATGCGCCTCACCGACGCGCTGCGCGACACGACCACCGAGCCCCCGCTCCAGACCAAGCCCGCCAACCCTGCCCTGCCGCTCTTGAACGACTTCAACCCGACGGCGCAGGCCAACGAGGCCGAGCTGCTGGTCGATGCCGACCAGATCTACCCCGCCATGCTCGCGGCCATCCGGGATGCCAAGCGCTCGGTCCAGATGGACTACTATTTGCTCGGCGGCGCGATCGGGGATCAATTCGCCGACGCCCTCATCGCCAAGGCGCGCGAAGGCGTCCAGGTGCGGGTCATGCTCGACGGCTGGGCCGCCAACCAGGGCGGGCCGACCGGTGCCCAGCTCAAGCCCGTCATCAAGCGCCTGCAGGAGGCGGGCGTCGACCAGCGCTTCTACCCCATCGAATGGCTGCCCCGTAACCCCGGCTGGCTCGCCAACCGCTTTTTGATCGACCACAACAAGCTGCTGGTGCTGGATCGTGAGAGCGCGTTCGTCGGCAGCATGAACCTCTTCGACATGGCGGTCATGAACCACGACCTGATGGTCAAGCTGCGCGGCCCCATGGCCCAGGAGCTCGGCGGGATGATGGACGAGGAGTGGCCCACCCCTCGCGCCCTGCCGGCCCCGGTCGCCGTCACCCCCGGCCCTAACACCAGCTTGATCCGCGGCACCAAGACGAGCGTGCGCGAGCGCAGCACCAAGGACATGCTGCTCCAGAACATGGCGCAGGCGCGCAAGAGCGTCTACATGGCCATCTTCGACTTCTCGGATCTGGAAGTGGTCGACGGCCTCATCGCCGCTCATCGCCGGGGCCTCGACGTGCGGGTGCTGGTCGATCGCCACAACACCAACGAGAAGTACGTGCCCCTGGCGCATTACGTAAACATCTACGGCATGCCCAACCTCTCGCCGGTCTCGCGCCTGGTCCAGGCCAAGGTGCCGGTCAAGTGGTTCGATCCCGTCCAGCGGGACTCCGAGCTGCACATGAAGATGACCGTCCTCGACGGCAACAAGGCGATGCTGGGTTCGACCAACTATACCTACCAGGCCTTCAACAACTTCCGCGAAACCGGCATCGAGATCTCGGGCGGTCGCACGGTGGAGCAGCTCACCACCATGTTCGAGGCAGACTGGCAGGGCCGCGGGACCGCCGCAACCTCGCTGACCTTCAAGGAGCGAGTGGTGGCGAAGGTCTCCGACTACATGGAGCGCAAGCGCCTCGGCTGGTGGTAG